One Gemella haemolysans ATCC 10379 DNA segment encodes these proteins:
- a CDS encoding transglycosylase domain-containing protein — MAENNNNRLSRRDRHSQERKSVMPGGYISRGNTNPTNNGQQRRPLTNEEIMRSGGQGQSRPIQPQRPQGTNQRQGVPPVQPRNPQQSARGNRTGGPGGPRRPIGPNRISNPNSKKNNKALWMKIIRYGLYVASVAIISIFLLCVFWIYQAPAFDSKILDNNSRTIVYDINNNEVAKLGNQIGENLETADIPQKMQDAILATEDNRFFEHGAVDFRRLVGAVVSNLTSGFGSQGASTISQQLIKRTFLDDNKSVKRKVQEAYLAYKLEQNYDKESIFTMYVNRIYYSDGVYGLKTAAKYYYGKELNQLTLPQMALLAGMPQHPNTYNPYDNPEAAKARRDTVLYLMQYHGKISEADSQAAQKTDVLSGIIQRDESERVLLSSEFDSKYTSYMNQIVNELKNSKEYKDYEGDVLNLGLKIYTNFDSKIQDTLTESVNANYAGIKQASNVAMVVLNNENSGISALYGGKKQTFHGFNIATQAKLQPGSSIKPVLAYGPAIEYLNWGSDHIVNDNKIQGSEIQNWDRQFHGNITINNALVWSYNIPAIKTYQEVGFNRVKQYASNVGMNITDDSITTPIGGSSDGFSPLQMAGAYVPFSNGGYYATPKAIKKVYDSEGTEVKSFSTDDRKRVIKDSTAYIMTSMLRNVVNGTAANARISGADMAVKTGTTTFGEGEAQKFGFDINNYSKDSWTIGYTSNYTMAVWQGFDAIDGPTKYMTQDDTQKTQALYRINMQNIVRIHPPKGFSVPGNVGSINGGVKVISDSERRQIEEQNRREQEERNRENNNDNNNNNNNNNNSRNNNSDDNNSNNNQNDTSNNNNQSSRGNNNNTTATTPGVRNNSGVNNGVDNNTNRNTR; from the coding sequence ATGGCAGAAAATAATAACAATCGGTTATCGAGAAGAGATAGACACTCTCAAGAAAGAAAGAGTGTTATGCCAGGTGGATATATATCTAGAGGAAATACTAATCCAACGAATAATGGTCAACAAAGAAGACCGTTAACAAATGAAGAAATAATGAGAAGTGGTGGACAAGGGCAAAGTCGTCCTATTCAACCACAAAGGCCTCAAGGTACAAATCAAAGACAAGGTGTACCACCAGTGCAACCAAGAAATCCTCAGCAATCAGCTAGAGGTAATAGAACAGGAGGTCCAGGGGGGCCGAGAAGACCGATAGGTCCAAATAGAATAAGTAATCCAAATTCTAAAAAGAATAATAAAGCATTATGGATGAAGATTATTAGATATGGTTTATATGTAGCGAGTGTTGCTATTATATCAATTTTCTTATTGTGTGTGTTCTGGATATACCAAGCACCGGCATTTGATTCTAAGATATTAGATAACAATTCGAGAACAATTGTTTATGATATAAATAACAATGAGGTGGCAAAATTAGGTAACCAAATTGGTGAGAACTTAGAAACTGCGGATATACCACAAAAAATGCAAGATGCTATTTTGGCAACAGAGGACAATAGATTCTTTGAACATGGTGCAGTAGACTTTAGACGTTTAGTAGGAGCTGTTGTGTCAAACTTAACTAGTGGTTTTGGATCACAAGGGGCATCAACTATTTCTCAACAGTTAATTAAGAGAACATTCCTTGATGATAATAAGAGTGTAAAACGTAAAGTTCAAGAAGCATATCTTGCTTATAAACTTGAACAAAACTATGACAAAGAATCAATATTTACAATGTATGTAAATAGAATATATTATTCTGATGGTGTGTATGGTCTAAAAACAGCAGCTAAATATTATTATGGAAAAGAATTAAATCAACTTACTCTTCCACAAATGGCTCTTTTAGCAGGAATGCCACAGCACCCTAATACATATAATCCTTATGATAATCCAGAAGCGGCTAAAGCGCGTCGTGATACGGTACTTTACTTAATGCAATATCATGGTAAAATATCAGAAGCAGATTCACAAGCTGCACAAAAAACTGATGTTTTATCAGGAATTATACAGCGTGATGAAAGTGAACGTGTATTATTATCAAGTGAGTTTGATTCAAAATATACTTCTTACATGAACCAAATTGTTAATGAATTGAAAAATAGTAAAGAATACAAGGACTATGAAGGTGATGTCTTAAACTTAGGACTGAAAATTTATACGAACTTTGATTCTAAAATTCAAGATACATTAACAGAAAGTGTTAATGCAAACTATGCTGGAATAAAACAAGCAAGTAATGTAGCGATGGTTGTATTAAATAATGAAAATAGTGGTATTTCAGCATTGTATGGTGGAAAAAAACAAACATTCCATGGATTCAATATTGCTACTCAAGCTAAATTGCAACCTGGTTCATCAATTAAACCAGTACTTGCATATGGACCGGCAATTGAGTATTTAAACTGGGGATCTGATCATATTGTTAATGATAATAAAATCCAAGGTTCAGAAATTCAGAACTGGGATAGACAATTCCATGGTAATATAACTATTAATAATGCATTGGTATGGTCGTATAATATACCTGCTATTAAGACTTATCAAGAAGTAGGATTTAATAGAGTAAAACAATACGCATCTAATGTTGGAATGAATATTACAGATGATTCAATTACAACTCCAATAGGAGGAAGTAGTGACGGATTCTCACCATTACAAATGGCAGGGGCATATGTTCCATTTAGTAACGGTGGATATTATGCAACACCTAAAGCTATTAAGAAAGTATATGATAGTGAAGGAACTGAAGTGAAAAGTTTCAGTACAGATGATAGAAAACGAGTTATTAAAGATTCTACAGCATATATTATGACTTCTATGTTAAGAAATGTAGTTAATGGAACTGCTGCAAATGCACGAATTAGTGGAGCGGATATGGCAGTTAAAACTGGTACTACTACTTTTGGTGAAGGTGAAGCTCAGAAATTCGGTTTCGATATAAATAACTATTCGAAAGATTCATGGACGATAGGTTACACAAGTAACTATACAATGGCTGTGTGGCAAGGATTTGATGCAATAGATGGTCCTACGAAGTATATGACCCAAGATGATACTCAAAAGACACAAGCATTGTATCGAATAAATATGCAGAATATTGTTAGAATACATCCACCAAAAGGATTCTCTGTTCCTGGGAACGTTGGATCTATAAATGGAGGGGTTAAAGTTATTTCTGATAGTGAACGTCGTCAAATAGAAGAACAAAATAGACGTGAACAAGAAGAAAGAAATCGTGAGAATAATAACGACAATAATAACAATAATAACAATAACAACAATAGTCGAAATAATAACTCTGATGATAACAATTCAAATAATAATCAAAATGATACGTCAAATAACAATAATCAATCATCAAGAGGAAACAATAATAACACTACCGCTACAACTCCAGGTGTAAGAAACAATAGTGGAGTAAATAATGGTGTTGATAACAATACAAATAGAAATACGAGATAA
- the rapZ gene encoding RNase adapter RapZ produces the protein MKKKLVIITGISGAGKNTALQVFENQGYFCTDNLPGLVVEDFLRIIEEKDIDKTAISIDIRSKHIFVDLKELLKKIQQSEYFDVKILFLDSDDQVLVNRYKETRKNHPLSTEFSLLEGIAQERKDMNDIKGIANFIYDTTNTSVKDLKKKILEDFGIEKKDSYHITISSFGYKYGVPIDADNIVDVRFLRNPFYINELREKTGQDSEVYDYVFEDEVTREFYDKYLELITFMVDKYQYEGRDKVAIAVGCTGGKHRSVSVARKLHEDISKLGYRVYLEHRDINKGR, from the coding sequence ATGAAGAAAAAATTAGTTATAATTACAGGAATAAGTGGAGCAGGGAAAAATACAGCATTACAAGTCTTTGAAAACCAAGGGTATTTTTGTACAGATAATTTACCTGGATTAGTTGTAGAAGATTTCTTGAGAATAATAGAAGAAAAAGATATTGATAAAACAGCGATAAGTATTGATATAAGAAGTAAACACATTTTTGTTGATTTAAAGGAATTATTAAAAAAAATACAACAAAGTGAGTACTTTGATGTGAAAATCTTATTCTTAGATAGTGATGATCAAGTATTGGTTAATAGATATAAAGAAACCAGAAAAAATCATCCTTTATCAACTGAGTTTAGTTTACTTGAGGGTATTGCTCAAGAGAGAAAAGATATGAATGACATCAAAGGGATTGCAAATTTTATTTATGATACTACAAATACTTCTGTAAAAGATTTGAAGAAAAAAATATTGGAAGACTTCGGAATTGAGAAAAAAGATAGTTATCATATTACAATCTCAAGTTTTGGTTACAAATATGGGGTTCCTATTGACGCAGATAATATTGTCGATGTTCGTTTCTTGAGAAATCCGTTTTATATAAATGAATTACGCGAAAAAACTGGTCAAGATAGTGAAGTATATGATTATGTTTTTGAGGATGAAGTTACTCGAGAATTTTATGATAAGTATTTAGAACTTATAACGTTTATGGTAGATAAGTATCAATATGAAGGTCGTGATAAGGTTGCTATAGCAGTTGGATGTACAGGTGGTAAACACCGTTCTGTCAGTGTGGCAAGAAAATTACATGAAGATATTTCAAAATTGGGATATAGAGTGTATTTAGAACATCGCGATATTAATAAGGGTAGGTAG
- a CDS encoding gluconeogenesis factor YvcK family protein, with product MSTKIKVVTIGGGTGLSVLLRGLKKYPLEITAVVTVADDGGSSGKIRSDMNIPSPGDIRNVIAALSDVEPYLEKMFQYRFDSGEVKGHPVGNLMIAAMTDIHGDFSTAVKVMSRILNVRGTVLPTTNDIATLNAVLSDGEIIRGESSITKAGGVIDHVYITPSRVKPNEDVLKAIEEADYIIMGPGSLYTSIIPNLVISNVSEKIRESNAKKIYVCNVMTQHGETDNYSVCDHIVAINKHVEENIFDLVIANSREFDDSILSKYHKEKQEPVKIDHEKIEALGIKLIKNNDVGIVDNNTIRHNADKVSELIYDYIIDDKPTMIYNKR from the coding sequence ATGAGCACTAAAATAAAAGTAGTTACTATTGGTGGAGGAACTGGATTATCAGTTCTTTTGAGGGGGTTAAAAAAGTACCCTCTTGAGATAACTGCTGTAGTAACGGTAGCAGATGATGGAGGAAGTTCTGGAAAAATAAGAAGTGATATGAATATTCCTTCTCCAGGTGATATAAGAAATGTTATCGCAGCATTATCAGATGTTGAACCATATTTAGAAAAAATGTTCCAATATCGATTTGATAGCGGTGAAGTAAAGGGGCATCCAGTTGGTAATTTAATGATCGCTGCTATGACGGATATTCATGGAGATTTTTCTACAGCGGTAAAAGTTATGAGTAGAATTTTAAATGTACGTGGAACTGTATTGCCGACTACTAATGATATAGCGACATTAAATGCAGTATTATCAGATGGAGAGATTATTCGTGGAGAATCTTCAATTACAAAAGCAGGTGGAGTAATAGATCATGTTTATATTACTCCTTCGAGAGTTAAACCTAATGAAGATGTACTTAAAGCAATAGAAGAGGCAGATTATATTATTATGGGACCTGGAAGTCTATATACTTCTATAATTCCCAATTTAGTAATCTCTAATGTGTCGGAAAAGATTAGAGAAAGTAATGCTAAGAAGATATATGTTTGTAATGTCATGACTCAACATGGTGAAACAGATAATTATTCGGTTTGCGATCATATCGTTGCGATTAATAAACATGTTGAAGAGAACATCTTTGACTTAGTAATTGCTAATTCACGTGAATTTGATGATAGTATTTTATCGAAATATCACAAAGAAAAACAAGAACCGGTCAAAATCGATCATGAAAAAATTGAAGCATTGGGGATAAAATTAATAAAAAATAATGACGTTGGAATCGTTGATAATAATACGATTAGGCACAATGCGGATAAAGTTTCTGAATTAATTTACGATTATATTATAGACGATAAGCCAACAATGATTTATAATAAAAGGTGA
- a CDS encoding glucose-6-phosphate isomerase translates to MHLKFDYSKALNFFNEQEVKNMEGYVKVAHDQLHNKTGIGSDFLGWVDLPTNYDKEEFARIKEASKKIQGNSEVLVVIGIGGSYLGARAAIEMLNDSFYNFYEKDRKTPQIFFVGHTISSSYTQELVNYLKTTGKDFSVNVISKSGTTTEPAIAFRIFKELLEEKYGKEGAKERIFATTDKARGALKSLADDEGYETFVVPDDIGGRFTVLTAVGLLPIAVSGIDIDKMMAGAKLAQDELSSPDLSTNIAYQYAVMRNVLQQKGKLIEILVSYEPSMVYFNEWWKQLYGESEGKDGKALYPSSVCFSTDLHSMGQYVQEGRRILIETILKVKSPNKDIELKEAENNLDGLNYLAGKTMDFVNTKAFEGTLLAHTDGGVPNFVVELPDMSEFTFGYLVYFFEKAVGISGYMQGLNPFDQPGVEAYKKNMFALLGKPGFEDLKAELEERLK, encoded by the coding sequence ATGCACTTAAAATTTGATTATTCGAAAGCACTAAACTTCTTTAACGAACAAGAAGTGAAAAATATGGAAGGTTATGTGAAAGTTGCTCACGATCAATTACACAATAAAACTGGAATTGGTAGTGACTTCTTAGGATGGGTTGATTTACCAACTAACTACGATAAAGAAGAATTTGCTAGAATTAAAGAAGCTAGTAAAAAAATTCAAGGTAATTCTGAAGTACTTGTTGTTATCGGAATTGGTGGATCTTATTTAGGAGCTCGTGCTGCAATTGAAATGCTTAACGATAGTTTCTATAACTTCTATGAAAAGGATAGAAAAACTCCTCAAATCTTCTTCGTAGGTCACACTATTTCTTCAAGTTACACTCAAGAATTAGTAAATTACTTAAAAACTACAGGAAAAGATTTCTCTGTAAATGTAATTTCTAAATCTGGTACAACTACTGAGCCTGCGATTGCATTCCGTATCTTCAAAGAATTACTTGAAGAAAAATATGGAAAAGAAGGAGCAAAAGAAAGAATTTTTGCTACTACTGATAAAGCTCGTGGAGCATTAAAATCATTGGCTGATGATGAAGGATATGAAACATTTGTAGTACCTGATGATATCGGTGGACGTTTCACAGTTCTTACTGCAGTAGGATTACTTCCAATTGCTGTAAGTGGAATTGATATTGATAAAATGATGGCTGGAGCTAAATTAGCTCAAGATGAACTTTCTTCACCAGATTTAAGTACTAACATTGCTTACCAATATGCTGTAATGCGTAACGTACTTCAACAAAAAGGTAAATTAATCGAAATTCTTGTTTCTTATGAACCATCAATGGTTTACTTCAATGAATGGTGGAAACAACTTTATGGTGAGTCTGAAGGTAAAGATGGAAAAGCATTATATCCATCAAGTGTTTGCTTCTCAACTGATCTTCACTCTATGGGACAATATGTTCAAGAAGGACGTCGTATTCTAATTGAAACTATCTTAAAAGTTAAATCTCCAAATAAAGATATTGAACTTAAAGAAGCTGAAAATAACTTAGATGGACTTAACTATCTAGCTGGAAAAACTATGGACTTTGTAAATACTAAAGCATTTGAAGGAACTCTTCTTGCTCATACTGATGGAGGGGTACCTAACTTCGTAGTAGAACTTCCAGATATGAGTGAATTTACATTCGGATACTTAGTATACTTCTTCGAAAAAGCTGTAGGTATTTCTGGATACATGCAAGGTCTAAATCCATTTGACCAACCAGGAGTAGAAGCATATAAGAAAAATATGTTTGCTCTTCTTGGAAAACCAGGATTTGAAGATTTAAAAGCAGAATTAGAAGAAAGATTAAAATAA
- a CDS encoding UTRA domain-containing protein — translation MSKYKQVYRDLKEKIDTRVYKRNTELPSENELVKEYGYSKDTIRKALSLLEINGYIQKIKGKNSLILGHGRIKNNYLGNIKTSSELNIDGKYEIKTSLESLYIIQGDKKIMDIFGSNEDNDFYRVSRSRLINGERLEYEVSYFDRKLVPFINKEIAESSIYKYLEKELGLNITHSRREISFRYATEEEKQHMDLGEYNMVAVVESITYLSNGNILQYGILTYRPDKFTFVTMAKR, via the coding sequence ATGAGTAAATATAAACAAGTCTACAGAGATTTAAAAGAAAAAATAGACACTCGAGTATATAAACGTAATACTGAATTACCGAGTGAAAATGAGCTAGTCAAAGAATATGGCTATTCTAAAGATACAATCAGAAAAGCTCTATCTTTACTAGAAATTAATGGTTATATTCAAAAAATTAAAGGAAAAAACTCATTAATCCTAGGGCATGGTAGGATTAAAAATAACTATCTAGGAAATATTAAAACTTCTTCTGAATTAAATATTGATGGAAAATATGAAATCAAAACTTCTTTAGAATCCCTTTATATCATTCAAGGTGATAAAAAGATAATGGATATTTTCGGATCAAATGAAGACAATGATTTTTACAGAGTTAGTCGTAGTAGATTAATAAACGGTGAACGACTAGAATACGAGGTGTCTTATTTTGATCGTAAGCTTGTTCCATTTATTAATAAAGAAATAGCTGAATCTTCTATTTATAAATATTTAGAAAAGGAATTAGGATTAAATATCACACACTCGCGACGTGAAATTTCATTTAGATATGCTACTGAAGAAGAAAAACAACATATGGACTTGGGAGAATATAATATGGTCGCTGTTGTTGAAAGTATCACCTATTTATCAAATGGAAATATACTACAATACGGAATACTGACATATAGACCAGATAAGTTCACATTTGTAACTATGGCGAAAAGATAA
- the malQ gene encoding 4-alpha-glucanotransferase, translating to MSKRSSGVLMHITSLPGQFGIGTFGKSAYKFVDFLEETKQTYWQILPLTTTSYGDSPYQSFSAVAGNLNLIDFSLLKEDGLLEESDYVNVNFGENPEKVDYALLFEARRPILEKAVANTSKNSEVLAEIEKFEAENSSWLADYAEYMAIKESFGYKSFIHWDEDIKKGEETACEKYRTELQDSIRYYTVTQYFFFKQWLALKEYANEKGIKIIGDMPIYVSADSVEMWTMPELFKVDANNEPLYVAGCPADDFSPTGQLWGNPIYDWEKHKEQGFSWWIYRVQESFKIYDVLRIDHFKGFSDFWQIDKDAENAVNGTWEAGPGIELFQKIKEQLGDLPIVAENLGFIDAKAEKLLDDSGYPGMKILQFAFPGEDNLDRPHHYTQNSVAYTGTHDNDVVNGWYEKLSESEKELVSEYLNRRDDETITEAMIRGIYSSVSDYAIVTMQDLLDKDATSRMNVPSTVGGNWEWRMLAEDLTEERKEFLRNITVRYSRERV from the coding sequence ATGTCAAAACGTTCAAGCGGTGTTTTAATGCATATTACATCATTACCAGGTCAATTTGGAATAGGAACATTTGGTAAAAGTGCTTATAAATTTGTAGACTTCTTAGAAGAAACAAAACAAACATATTGGCAAATTTTACCACTTACAACTACTAGTTATGGTGATTCACCATACCAAAGTTTCTCGGCAGTAGCAGGGAACTTAAATCTAATTGATTTTTCATTATTAAAAGAAGATGGATTGCTTGAAGAAAGTGATTATGTGAATGTTAACTTTGGAGAAAACCCTGAAAAAGTTGATTATGCATTATTATTCGAAGCAAGAAGACCAATTTTAGAAAAAGCAGTCGCTAACACTAGTAAAAATAGTGAAGTATTAGCAGAAATTGAAAAATTTGAAGCTGAGAATTCAAGTTGGTTAGCTGATTATGCTGAGTATATGGCTATAAAAGAAAGTTTTGGATATAAGAGCTTTATTCACTGGGATGAAGATATTAAAAAAGGTGAAGAGACAGCATGTGAAAAATATCGTACAGAACTTCAAGATAGCATAAGATACTATACAGTAACACAATATTTCTTCTTTAAACAATGGTTAGCGTTAAAAGAATATGCTAATGAAAAAGGAATTAAAATTATTGGAGACATGCCAATTTATGTAAGTGCTGATAGTGTTGAAATGTGGACTATGCCAGAACTATTTAAAGTTGATGCAAACAATGAACCCCTTTATGTAGCTGGTTGTCCTGCAGATGACTTCAGTCCTACTGGTCAACTTTGGGGTAATCCAATCTATGATTGGGAAAAACACAAAGAACAAGGATTTTCATGGTGGATATATCGAGTGCAAGAGAGTTTCAAAATCTACGATGTACTTCGTATAGATCACTTTAAAGGATTCTCTGATTTCTGGCAGATAGATAAAGATGCTGAAAATGCAGTAAATGGTACTTGGGAAGCCGGTCCAGGAATTGAATTATTCCAAAAAATAAAAGAACAGTTAGGTGATTTACCAATTGTTGCAGAAAATCTAGGATTTATCGATGCTAAAGCAGAAAAATTATTAGATGATTCTGGATATCCAGGAATGAAAATTCTTCAATTTGCTTTCCCTGGAGAAGATAACTTAGATCGCCCACATCATTATACACAAAACAGTGTTGCTTACACAGGAACTCATGATAATGATGTAGTTAATGGATGGTATGAAAAACTAAGCGAATCAGAAAAAGAACTAGTTTCTGAATACTTGAACCGTCGTGATGATGAAACAATCACTGAAGCAATGATTAGAGGAATCTACTCGTCAGTAAGTGATTATGCAATCGTAACAATGCAAGATTTATTAGACAAAGATGCAACAAGCAGAATGAACGTTCCATCAACAGTTGGAGGAAACTGGGAATGGAGAATGCTTGCAGAAGATCTAACAGAAGAGAGAAAAGAATTTTTAAGAAACATTACAGTAAGATATTCAAGAGAGAGGGTATAA
- the glgP gene encoding glycogen/starch/alpha-glucan family phosphorylase, giving the protein MSFSKYVLDNTNKELSTLENKEIYIQLLNYVKEQADKKALNSDKKKVYYISAEFLIGKLLSNNLINLGIYEEIEKELNAANKRLSDVEEAELEPSLGNGGLGRLASCFIDSISSLGINGDGVGLNYHCGLFRQVFVKNEQHAEPNFWIEDSSWLRDTDVKYTVPFKNFNLTSTLKRIDVLGYKKDTKNYLNLFDIESVDSSIIENGISFDKTEIEKNLTLFLYPDDSDKNGELLRIYQQYFMVSNAAQLILDEAIAKGSNVHDLYEYAYVQINDTHPSMVIPELIRLLTEKHGIEFEEAYTIVQKMTGYTNHTILAEALEKWPLEYLEEVVPHLVTIIKQLDAVIREKYEGEDIQIIDKDDRVHMANMDIHFSNSVNGVAYLHTEILKNSELKHFYELYPEKFNNKTNGITFRRWLEFSNRPLAAYLKDIIGDEYLTDATKLEKLLAFVDSKEVAAKLEEIKHENKLVLKEYLKETQGIELDENSIIDTQIKRFHEYKRQQMNALYVIKKYLDIKNGKLPERKITVFFGGKAAPAYIIAQDIIHLILCLSELINNDPEVNKYLNVYLVENYNVSVAEKLIPATDISEQISLASKEASGTGNMKFMLNGALTLGTLDGANVEIDELVGRENIYIFGKESDEIIKLYETAGYVSKEYYEKDGVKEVVDFIVSDDLVKLGNKERLERLYNELLNKDWFMTLIDFEEYYAKKEEMLADYENRELWMKKVIANIAKAGFFSSDRTIAQYNEDIWNK; this is encoded by the coding sequence ATGTCATTTAGTAAATATGTATTAGATAATACAAATAAAGAACTAAGTACTTTAGAGAACAAAGAAATATATATACAACTATTAAATTATGTAAAAGAACAAGCTGATAAAAAAGCTTTAAACTCAGATAAAAAGAAAGTTTACTACATTTCAGCAGAATTTTTAATTGGTAAACTTTTATCAAACAACCTAATTAACTTAGGGATTTATGAAGAAATTGAAAAAGAATTAAATGCGGCTAACAAACGTCTTAGCGATGTTGAAGAAGCAGAATTAGAACCATCACTAGGTAACGGTGGTCTTGGGCGTTTAGCATCTTGCTTCATCGATTCTATCTCATCATTAGGAATCAATGGTGATGGAGTTGGATTAAACTACCACTGTGGATTATTCAGACAAGTATTTGTTAAAAATGAACAACACGCAGAACCAAACTTCTGGATTGAAGATTCTTCATGGTTAAGAGACACTGATGTTAAATACACAGTACCATTCAAAAACTTCAACCTAACTTCAACTCTAAAAAGAATTGATGTACTAGGATACAAAAAAGATACTAAAAACTACCTAAACTTATTCGATATTGAATCAGTAGATAGCAGTATCATTGAAAATGGTATTAGTTTCGATAAAACTGAAATTGAGAAAAACTTAACATTATTCTTATATCCAGATGATAGTGATAAAAATGGTGAATTACTACGTATTTATCAACAATACTTCATGGTATCAAATGCAGCTCAATTAATTTTAGATGAAGCTATTGCTAAGGGAAGTAATGTACATGATCTATATGAATATGCATATGTTCAAATTAACGATACTCACCCAAGTATGGTAATTCCTGAATTAATTCGTTTACTAACTGAAAAACACGGAATTGAATTTGAAGAAGCATACACAATCGTTCAAAAAATGACTGGTTACACAAACCACACTATCTTAGCTGAGGCTCTAGAAAAATGGCCATTAGAATACTTAGAAGAAGTGGTGCCACACTTAGTAACAATCATCAAACAATTAGATGCAGTTATTAGAGAAAAATATGAAGGTGAAGATATTCAAATCATTGATAAAGATGATAGAGTACACATGGCAAACATGGATATTCACTTCTCTAACAGTGTAAACGGGGTTGCTTACCTACACACTGAAATTCTTAAAAACTCTGAATTAAAACACTTCTATGAATTATATCCAGAGAAATTCAACAATAAAACTAACGGTATTACATTCAGACGTTGGTTAGAGTTCTCTAACAGACCATTAGCAGCATACTTAAAAGATATAATAGGTGATGAATACCTAACAGATGCAACTAAATTAGAAAAACTATTAGCGTTTGTAGATAGTAAAGAAGTAGCAGCTAAATTAGAAGAAATTAAACACGAGAATAAACTAGTTCTTAAAGAATACTTAAAAGAAACTCAAGGTATTGAATTAGATGAAAACAGTATTATTGATACGCAAATTAAGAGATTCCATGAATATAAACGTCAACAAATGAACGCTTTATATGTAATCAAAAAATACTTAGATATTAAAAATGGAAAATTACCAGAAAGAAAAATCACTGTATTCTTCGGTGGTAAAGCAGCACCGGCTTATATTATAGCTCAAGATATCATTCACTTAATTCTATGTCTATCAGAATTAATTAACAATGATCCAGAAGTAAACAAATACTTAAATGTATACTTAGTTGAAAACTATAACGTAAGTGTAGCTGAAAAATTAATACCAGCAACTGATATTTCAGAGCAAATTTCATTAGCATCTAAAGAGGCAAGTGGAACTGGTAATATGAAATTCATGTTAAACGGAGCTTTAACTCTAGGAACTTTAGATGGAGCTAACGTGGAAATTGACGAACTAGTTGGTCGTGAAAATATCTATATCTTCGGTAAAGAAAGTGATGAAATCATTAAACTTTATGAAACTGCTGGATATGTATCTAAAGAATACTATGAAAAAGACGGTGTTAAAGAGGTTGTTGACTTTATCGTATCTGATGATTTAGTTAAACTTGGAAACAAAGAAAGACTAGAAAGATTATACAACGAACTTCTTAACAAAGATTGGTTTATGACACTAATTGACTTTGAGGAATATTACGCTAAGAAAGAAGAAATGTTAGCAGATTACGAAAACCGTGAATTATGGATGAAGAAAGTTATTGCGAACATTGCGAAAGCAGGATTCTTCTCATCTGACCGTACAATTGCTCAATATAATGAAGATATTTGGAATAAATAA